In Acidimicrobiia bacterium, the sequence GGGCAAGTAGCGCGCCGACTGAGCGACGGTGCGAGCGGGGGGAGTCGAACCCCCACGCCCCGAGGGGCACCGGGACCTAAACCCGACGCGTCTGCCAGTTCCGCCACGCTCGCGTCGCGTCATTCTCGCACCGCCTCGCGAGCGGGTAGCGTCCCGGGCCGTGACCGACGTGGCCGCCCGGGTTCCGCTGGTCGACTACCTCGTCATCGACGACGGCGACCCGTACCTGGTCGCCAACGAGTCGACCGAGTCGGGCGCCCTGTACTTCGACCGTCGCAACGCCGACGCCAAGTCCGGTCGTCCGGGGTTCACGCGCCGGCGGCTCGCCGACACGGGCGCGGTGCGGACCTTCACGATCGTGCACCGAGCCGCCCCCGGCGTGCCGACCCCCTACGTGTCGGTCGTCGTCGACCTCGACGGGGGCGGGACCGTGAAGGCCAACCTCATCAACGTGGATCCGGACCCGGCGCGGGTGCGGGTGGGGATGCCCGTCCGACTGACCACCTACACCGCCGGGACCGACGACAATGGGACCGAGGCCGTGGCCTTCGCCTACGAGCCCGCGTGACCGCGAGAGGAGCGCTCGATGGCTGACAACGACGTTTGGATCCTCGGCGCGGCGATGACGAAGTTCACCCGCTACCGGGACAAGGACGTGATCGACCTGGCCGCGGAGGCGTCGCTCGCGGCGCTCGACGACGGTGGGGTCACGATCCACGACATGGACGTGCTCGGGGCCGGCAACCTCATGGAGGCGGCGAGCGGGATCGGGCAGCGG encodes:
- a CDS encoding OB-fold domain-containing protein, giving the protein MAARVPLVDYLVIDDGDPYLVANESTESGALYFDRRNADAKSGRPGFTRRRLADTGAVRTFTIVHRAAPGVPTPYVSVVVDLDGGGTVKANLINVDPDPARVRVGMPVRLTTYTAGTDDNGTEAVAFAYEPA